Proteins encoded in a region of the Rutidosis leptorrhynchoides isolate AG116_Rl617_1_P2 chromosome 9, CSIRO_AGI_Rlap_v1, whole genome shotgun sequence genome:
- the LOC139867746 gene encoding uncharacterized protein has product MFHLSNCGKADKVKYATGNLSGGALTWWTAYAGTVGWIAALAIPWETLKTMLAGKYCPRNQVQKFEVEFWELRMKNLEVEEYNNRFLELAALCPSMVTPESKKIEKCIIGLPPQIQGNVIAAGKESIEATMLMTQNLVMAARRNAKEKQTEVKTTDNKRKFEPTQGASQNSNKKIGDTTKNGYVGTKTQCKRCNKHHHGLCTVKCGRCKRIGHLTENCRVTLPATNTTPTLPTCFDYGEKGHYRNNCPKNKTATTDTAKGRAFVTTVEEARNEDDIITGTFLVNNCYASVLFDTGADRSYVSIEFCTLFDEKPQTLDTKCLVEMANGKFVKID; this is encoded by the coding sequence ATGTTTCATCTGAGTAACTGCGGTAAAGCTGACAAGGTCAAGTATGCTACTGGAAATCTATCTGGTGGAGctctaacttggtggactgcttatgctggTACAGTTGGATGGATTGCTGCCCTAGCCATACCCTGGGAAACATTAAAAACCATGCTGGCTGGCAAGTATTGTCCCAGGAATCAAGTTCAGAAATTTGAAGTCGAATTCTGGGAGTTAAGAATGAAAAATCTTGAAGTTGAGGAATACAACAATCGATTTCTGGAGTTAGCTGCTCTATGCCCTAGTATGGTTACTCCCGAGAGCAAGAAGATTGAAAAGTGTATCATCGGTCTTCCTCCTCAAATCCAGGGAAATGTTATAGCTGCTGGTAAAGAATCTATTGAGGCTACGATGTTAATGACCCAAAATCTGGTTATGGCTGCAAGGAGAAATGCCAAAGAAAAACAAACTGAAGTGAAGACTACTGATAACAAAAGAAAGTTTGAGCCTACTCAAGGTGCAAGTCAGAATTCAAACAAAAAGATTGGTGATACTACAAAAAATGGTTATGTTGGAACAAAGACGCAATGTAAACGTTGTAATAAACATCATCATGGGTTGTGCACTGTTAAGTGCGGAAGGTGTAAGAGGATTGGTCACTTGACCGAGAATTGTAGAGTCACTCTGCCTGCTACAAATACAACTCCAACCTTGCCTACTTGTTTCGATTATGGGGAAAAGGGGCATTACAGGAACAACTGCCCTAAGAACAAGACTGCAACAACTGATACTGCTAAGGGAAGAGCTTTCGTCACGACCGTTGAAGAAGCTAGGAACGAGGATGACATCATCACTGGTACGTTTCTTGTCAACAACTGCTATGCTTctgttttattcgatactggtgctgatagaagctatgtgTCTATTGAATTCTGTACCTTATTTGACGAGAAACCTCAAACCTTAGACACTAAGTGTCTTGTAGAAATGGCCAACGGGAAATTTGTAAAAATTGACTGA